The DNA sequence GAATATTTTCTGTCATGGCACGCAAGAATCCCGGGATAGCCCGGCTCGTGGAGCAGATGCTCCTCGAGAAAGAGACCAATATTCAGAAGATAGTACCATTTGCCACCGATTGCGGAGTTGACGCTGCGGTCATCGGGCCGGAGGCTCCCCTTGAGGCAGGCATCGTCGATCACCTCGAGGCGGCGGGGATACCCTGCGTGGGGCCGACACGGGCCGCAGCCCGGCTTGAAACGGACAAGGCGTTCTGTCGCCGGCTGATGGAACGGCACGGGATCGCGGGGTGCCCGGAATACCGGGTCTGCCACGACCCGGAAGAAGCACGGCGGTTCATCGAGACCTATGACGGCGACCTCGCCGTCAAGCCCATCGGGCTCACCGGCGGGAAGGGCGTGCGGATCATGGGCGAGCACGTCGACGTGGCAGGGGCGGTCGAGTACGCCCGAGAGATCGGAGGAGATGTCGTGCTGGAAGAGCGGCTCATCGGGGAGGAGTTCACGCTCCAGGCGTTCGTCGACGGCGAGCACCTGGTGCCCATGCCGCTCGTGCAGGACCACAAACGTGCATACGAGGGGGATGTGGGGCCGAACACCGGCGGCATGGGATCGTACTCTCTGCCGGACCACATGCTCCCCTTCGTCACCCGGTCGGACTACGAGAGAGCGCTCCGGATCATGGAGGATATGGTCGC is a window from the Methanoculleus oceani genome containing:
- the purD gene encoding phosphoribosylamine--glycine ligase encodes the protein MDMKVLVVGGGGREHAITRALSCNSDMRIFSVMARKNPGIARLVEQMLLEKETNIQKIVPFATDCGVDAAVIGPEAPLEAGIVDHLEAAGIPCVGPTRAAARLETDKAFCRRLMERHGIAGCPEYRVCHDPEEARRFIETYDGDLAVKPIGLTGGKGVRIMGEHVDVAGAVEYAREIGGDVVLEERLIGEEFTLQAFVDGEHLVPMPLVQDHKRAYEGDVGPNTGGMGSYSLPDHMLPFVTRSDYERALRIMEDMVAAMRAEGTPYRGILYGQFMNTCEGPRVIEFNARFGDPEAMNVLSLLESDFAGIVRHIIKGDLSPSHVRFANRATVCKYLVPEGYPEAPAAHEPLTLGDYGDALLYYANVEERGGKLYTQTSRTLAFVGRGETLEEAEMIAEKAASSVSGSVFHRRDIGTRKILEKRCQHMKEIA